A single genomic interval of Staphylococcus hyicus harbors:
- a CDS encoding LysM peptidoglycan-binding domain-containing protein, with product MKKFAFALTFTSGAAAILAHQDAEASTQHTVQSGESIWSIAQQYGVSVDQLTQDNNLSNHIIFPGQVLSIGSGNNNQTANNTPNATQGNTHTVRAGESLDLIAAQYGVTAQDIMNANQLNGYLIFPNQTLTIPGGSGGNASTASGAPTGTTPTSNGGYTSPTFNHQNLYDWGQCTWHVFNKRAEAGQPISTYWWNADHWAANAAADGYVVDHNPTVGSIMQNYEGPVGHVAYVERVNPDGSILISETNYNTPPGTPDYRTIPASIASSYNYIH from the coding sequence TTGAAGAAGTTCGCATTCGCACTTACATTCACTTCTGGAGCAGCAGCCATTCTTGCACACCAAGATGCTGAAGCTTCTACGCAACATACAGTACAGTCAGGTGAATCGATTTGGTCTATCGCACAACAATATGGGGTATCTGTAGATCAATTAACGCAAGATAACAACTTATCCAACCATATCATTTTCCCTGGCCAAGTGCTTTCGATTGGTTCTGGAAACAATAACCAAACAGCAAATAATACACCGAATGCCACTCAAGGCAATACACATACGGTACGTGCTGGCGAGTCATTAGACTTAATCGCGGCGCAATACGGTGTTACTGCACAAGATATTATGAATGCCAATCAATTAAATGGCTACCTTATTTTCCCTAATCAAACATTGACAATTCCTGGTGGTTCTGGTGGCAATGCTTCAACAGCTTCTGGCGCACCAACAGGTACAACTCCTACATCAAATGGTGGTTATACATCACCTACTTTCAACCACCAAAACCTTTACGATTGGGGTCAATGTACTTGGCACGTATTTAACAAACGTGCAGAAGCAGGTCAACCCATTAGTACATATTGGTGGAATGCTGATCACTGGGCAGCAAACGCAGCTGCTGACGGGTACGTTGTAGATCACAATCCAACTGTGGGCTCTATTATGCAAAATTATGAAGGGCCGGTCGGTCATGTCGCTTATGTTGAACGTGTGAATCCTGATGGCAGCATCTTAATTTCTGAAACAAATTATAATACGCCGCCAGGGACACCAGATTATCGCACGATTCCAGCGTCAATCGCGTCATCTTATAATTATATCCATTAA
- a CDS encoding GNAT family N-acetyltransferase, giving the protein MRIRALEETDLNFIHQLNNQHATMAYWFEEPYESLGELKSLYQKHILDESERRFIIEAENEKVGIVELVEINFIHRNCEIQIIVDEQFAGKGYAKEAFKQAIDYAFFILNLHKVYLYVDVKNEKAIHIYQKYNFEIEGTLKEHFFTRGTYTDSHMMGLLKQNWINNSI; this is encoded by the coding sequence ATGAGAATTAGAGCGCTTGAAGAAACAGATTTAAACTTTATTCATCAGTTAAATAATCAACATGCGACGATGGCCTATTGGTTTGAAGAACCTTATGAGTCTTTAGGGGAACTCAAATCGTTATATCAAAAACATATTTTAGATGAATCTGAACGTCGATTTATTATAGAAGCTGAAAATGAAAAAGTTGGGATTGTAGAACTTGTAGAAATTAACTTTATTCATCGAAACTGTGAAATTCAAATCATTGTGGATGAACAATTCGCAGGAAAGGGTTACGCCAAAGAAGCTTTTAAGCAAGCGATAGATTATGCCTTTTTTATTTTGAATTTGCATAAGGTTTATTTATACGTAGATGTTAAAAATGAAAAAGCCATTCATATTTATCAAAAATATAATTTTGAAATTGAGGGCACATTAAAGGAACATTTCTTTACTAGAGGCACCTACACTGATAGCCATATGATGGGGCTTTTAAAACAAAATTGGATTAACAATAGTATATAA
- a CDS encoding inorganic phosphate transporter: MEFLVLITVAIVIFSLVFDFINGFHDTANAVATAVSTRALTPRHAILLAAIMNFIGALTFTGVATTITKDIVDPFTIHNGLVVVLAAILAAIVWNLVTWYFGIPSSSSHALIGAIAGSAVASAGSFSILHFQGFTKIVLVLLLSPVIAFIVGFTIYSIVKKVFKNANLARTNQNFRFFQIFTAALQSFSHGTNDAQKSMGIITMALIVANLQSDVEPALWVKISCAAAMGLGTAVGGWRIIKTVGGNIMKIRPANGAAADLSSALTIFTASYLHFPLSTTHVVSSSILGVGSANRIKGVHWNTAKRMIVTWVITLPITAIIAAIFYFILNLFI, from the coding sequence ATGGAATTTTTAGTGCTGATAACGGTGGCTATTGTCATATTTTCACTAGTGTTTGATTTTATTAATGGCTTTCATGACACCGCTAATGCTGTAGCCACTGCAGTTTCTACGCGTGCATTAACGCCAAGACATGCGATTTTATTAGCGGCAATTATGAACTTTATTGGTGCCTTAACTTTTACGGGTGTAGCAACTACGATTACGAAAGATATTGTTGATCCATTCACAATTCACAATGGATTAGTTGTAGTGTTAGCAGCGATTTTGGCGGCAATTGTTTGGAACTTGGTAACATGGTATTTTGGGATTCCTAGTTCGTCGTCTCACGCGCTAATTGGGGCAATCGCTGGATCAGCGGTTGCTTCAGCAGGTTCATTTAGTATTTTACACTTTCAAGGGTTTACGAAAATCGTTTTAGTATTATTATTATCACCAGTCATCGCTTTTATCGTCGGGTTTACGATTTATTCAATTGTAAAAAAAGTGTTTAAAAATGCGAATCTTGCACGAACGAATCAAAACTTCCGATTTTTCCAAATTTTTACAGCAGCGCTGCAATCTTTTTCTCACGGTACAAATGATGCTCAAAAGTCAATGGGGATTATTACGATGGCATTGATCGTAGCCAATCTTCAATCAGACGTAGAGCCTGCATTATGGGTTAAAATTTCATGTGCTGCAGCAATGGGGCTCGGAACCGCAGTTGGTGGTTGGCGTATTATTAAAACAGTCGGTGGAAACATTATGAAAATTCGTCCTGCCAATGGTGCAGCTGCAGACCTTTCTTCTGCATTGACAATTTTCACAGCATCTTATCTTCACTTTCCACTCTCAACGACACACGTTGTATCCTCATCTATTTTAGGTGTAGGCTCAGCTAATAGAATTAAAGGTGTGCATTGGAATACAGCAAAACGCATGATTGTGACATGGGTGATTACCTTACCGATTACTGCAATTATTGCAGCTATATTCTATTTCATTTTAAACCTCTTTATTTAA
- a CDS encoding DUF47 domain-containing protein codes for MIRKKKDKFMERLEDMIYNLDRAAVEFGKMDFNTHLDLRTYADNIKTYESHGDDLMHQVITDLNQTFITPIEREDIMSLCNAIDDVLDAMEETSAMFEMYSIEYTDEFMAEFVENIQKAIGEMKLAIGLMSEKKLSHMRVHSINIKEFETNCDGILRQSIKHIFNSETDPVTLIKIKDIYESLENIADRCQTVANNFETIIMKNS; via the coding sequence ATGATTAGGAAAAAAAAGGATAAGTTTATGGAGCGCTTAGAGGATATGATTTATAACCTTGATCGCGCTGCTGTAGAATTCGGTAAAATGGATTTCAACACTCATTTAGACCTACGTACATATGCAGATAATATCAAAACGTATGAGTCTCATGGTGACGATTTAATGCACCAAGTTATTACGGATTTAAATCAAACTTTCATCACACCAATTGAGCGTGAAGATATTATGTCATTATGTAATGCAATTGATGATGTTTTAGATGCAATGGAGGAAACATCTGCAATGTTTGAAATGTATTCAATTGAATACACAGATGAGTTTATGGCCGAATTTGTAGAAAATATCCAAAAAGCCATTGGAGAAATGAAATTAGCCATTGGATTAATGTCAGAGAAAAAGCTATCTCACATGCGTGTACATTCAATTAATATTAAAGAATTTGAAACAAATTGTGATGGTATTTTACGTCAATCAATTAAACATATCTTTAATAGCGAAACAGATCCTGTTACTTTAATTAAAATTAAAGACATCTATGAAAGTTTAGAAAATATTGCTGACCGTTGTCAGACAGTAGCGAACAATTTTGAAACAATAATCATGAAAAATAGCTAA
- a CDS encoding NAD(P)H-binding protein yields MRLKILLAGGTGTIGKSLIEALTPDYDVYTMSKYPKKHSQQHVNWIKGDIYNYYDVKKAMEEIDIAVFFIDPTKHSAKMTRALAKELNIIAADNFARAAKICHVHEILYVRGSKFDQETITQLQSHGVHVRPTSKRINRPHISVEFQAAKYDDIRIAHHIPKPPHWDMETFIDEMAHWLSQTTGTRAKIVREGNCFKFYKKKNNKLLFEFELERIDHHYYRLVAIDSSISYTKEGKRACVEFRYIPQFNWIIVHLFDYIPRAFWPIAYMIQVPFYQMLIRGFDSKCRIQTLQHRQMNGEPISYTKNDDKS; encoded by the coding sequence ATGCGACTCAAAATTTTACTTGCAGGCGGCACAGGTACAATTGGTAAATCTTTAATCGAAGCATTAACACCCGATTATGATGTTTATACAATGTCTAAATATCCCAAAAAGCATTCTCAGCAACATGTTAATTGGATCAAAGGAGATATTTATAATTACTATGATGTAAAAAAAGCGATGGAAGAGATCGATATTGCGGTATTTTTTATTGATCCTACAAAGCATTCAGCCAAAATGACGCGCGCCCTTGCGAAAGAGCTCAATATTATCGCAGCAGATAATTTTGCTAGAGCTGCAAAAATTTGTCATGTGCATGAAATACTATATGTGCGCGGTAGTAAATTTGATCAAGAAACCATCACACAATTACAATCACATGGGGTACACGTTCGTCCGACAAGTAAACGCATCAATAGACCACATATATCGGTGGAGTTTCAAGCGGCGAAATATGATGATATTCGGATTGCACATCATATTCCAAAACCGCCACACTGGGATATGGAAACATTTATTGATGAAATGGCACATTGGTTATCACAAACAACCGGCACACGCGCCAAAATCGTTAGAGAAGGAAATTGTTTTAAGTTTTACAAAAAGAAAAATAACAAATTATTGTTTGAATTTGAACTTGAACGCATTGATCATCACTACTATCGACTTGTGGCGATAGACAGTTCGATTTCTTATACAAAAGAAGGGAAACGCGCGTGTGTTGAATTTAGATATATTCCACAATTCAATTGGATTATTGTCCATTTATTCGACTATATCCCGCGCGCATTTTGGCCCATTGCTTATATGATACAGGTGCCGTTTTATCAAATGCTCATTCGAGGGTTTGATTCGAAGTGTCGTATTCAAACCCTCCAACACCGACAAATGAACGGTGAGCCTATAAGTTACACAAAAAATGATGATAAGTCATAA
- a CDS encoding GNAT family N-acetyltransferase, with translation MSLNIREISINDVEAFTTLMQKVYDESDFMLYDPGEYVPSLEYAISNLEEVITSPHLAILVAEKSDMLVGYITIVSKKLHRIEHKARISMGVLNQEQGFGIGQALLDACKKWCRDHQMTRIELTVVTENSSAIRLYKRAGFKVEGEMQHTLKIDNRYFNEYMMAYIVH, from the coding sequence ATGTCTTTAAACATTAGAGAAATTAGTATAAACGACGTAGAAGCTTTTACCACTTTAATGCAAAAGGTATATGATGAATCAGACTTCATGCTATACGATCCTGGCGAGTATGTACCTTCTTTAGAATATGCCATTTCAAACCTTGAAGAAGTCATCACTTCTCCTCATTTAGCTATTCTTGTAGCCGAAAAAAGTGACATGCTGGTAGGCTATATTACCATTGTCTCAAAAAAACTCCATCGTATTGAGCATAAAGCAAGAATTTCTATGGGTGTCTTAAATCAAGAACAAGGCTTCGGTATCGGTCAAGCACTTTTAGATGCATGTAAAAAATGGTGTCGCGATCATCAAATGACACGTATTGAATTAACAGTTGTAACCGAAAATTCAAGTGCAATTCGACTGTATAAACGCGCAGGATTTAAAGTAGAGGGTGAAATGCAACATACCCTTAAGATTGACAATCGTTATTTTAATGAATATATGATGGCATACATCGTCCATTAA
- a CDS encoding alpha/beta hydrolase, with the protein MKNRKMRWLVIACIILLVIAGLIVGYFLETKKSQDASHKKKVAIQNHNVTALTDITYMRSLPNSQLDILMPKNISANEKLPVIFWAHGGGFIAGDKQYKNPLLANIVERGYVVVNVNYALAPEYQYPTPLIQMDKAVDFIKANKHKLPVDMNQVIFGGDSAGAQINSQFTAIQTNDELRNAMGFKQQVTPNHIKAAIFFGGFYNMHTVRETEFPRIDLFMRSYTGAKDWENNTKTINQMSTERQITSKFPSTYLSVGDADPFRSQNDSFSHALKAQQVPVDTLFYNHSHHLKHQYQFHLEKPESRENIRRVLSFLSRNTTQQNLKSDIDEAPQTDINLNPYEEMP; encoded by the coding sequence ATGAAAAATCGTAAAATGCGTTGGCTTGTGATTGCATGTATCATCTTACTCGTCATAGCCGGCTTAATTGTCGGCTATTTTTTGGAGACAAAAAAATCACAAGATGCTTCACACAAGAAGAAAGTAGCCATTCAAAATCATAATGTCACGGCACTCACCGATATCACCTATATGAGAAGTTTGCCTAATAGTCAGTTAGATATTTTAATGCCAAAAAATATTAGTGCAAATGAAAAACTACCAGTTATATTTTGGGCTCATGGGGGTGGCTTTATTGCAGGGGATAAACAGTATAAAAACCCCTTGCTCGCAAATATTGTTGAGCGTGGGTATGTGGTTGTCAATGTGAACTATGCATTAGCACCTGAATACCAGTATCCAACACCACTCATTCAAATGGACAAAGCCGTTGATTTTATTAAAGCCAATAAACATAAATTGCCAGTAGATATGAATCAAGTCATATTCGGTGGTGATTCAGCTGGTGCTCAAATTAATAGTCAGTTTACGGCAATTCAAACAAACGATGAACTAAGAAATGCGATGGGATTTAAGCAACAAGTGACGCCTAATCATATCAAAGCAGCGATTTTTTTCGGCGGCTTTTATAATATGCATACAGTTCGTGAAACAGAATTTCCACGAATAGATTTATTTATGCGGAGCTATACTGGGGCAAAAGATTGGGAAAATAATACGAAAACAATCAATCAGATGTCAACAGAGCGACAAATCACATCAAAATTTCCTTCAACTTATCTCTCAGTAGGCGATGCTGATCCATTTCGCTCACAAAACGATTCTTTTTCACATGCCTTAAAAGCACAGCAGGTTCCAGTAGATACCTTGTTTTATAATCATTCGCATCATTTAAAACATCAATATCAATTTCATTTAGAAAAACCAGAATCACGTGAAAATATTCGTAGAGTATTAAGTTTTTTAAGTAGAAATACGACGCAACAAAATTTAAAATCAGATATTGATGAAGCGCCACAAACGGATATTAATTTAAATCCATATGAAGAAATGCCTTAA
- a CDS encoding YkvI family membrane protein has protein sequence MHKYSEAIKIAFAYVGVVVGAGFSTGQEVKQFFSMYGVYSYIGVIISGLILTFIGRQVAKIGTAFDANNHESTLEYLFGRKLGLIIDYILILSLYAVTITMIAGAGSTFFESYGVPVWLGALIMCILVFLTLLMDFNKIVGALGVVTPILIILVVIIAATYLFKGSIGFSEINSVVEKPSLIQGIWNGFNYGGLAFAVGFSTLVAIGGDASKRKVSGLGGLVGGVVYLILLGLINFALQSEYPSIKDSAIPTLVLAGQISPVLTFVFSIVMLAVMYNTILGLSYSFAARFTKPYTKKYYVMISIIMPVAYALSFVGFEGLIAFVYPMMGVIGLFIVIAVMVKYFYRKSQDKKYIA, from the coding sequence ATGCACAAATATTCTGAAGCAATTAAAATTGCTTTTGCTTACGTTGGCGTAGTCGTAGGTGCAGGTTTTTCGACAGGTCAAGAAGTAAAACAATTCTTTAGTATGTACGGCGTTTATTCTTATATTGGAGTGATTATCTCAGGGCTCATTTTAACATTTATTGGTCGCCAGGTAGCCAAAATCGGTACAGCCTTTGATGCGAACAATCACGAATCCACACTAGAATATCTGTTCGGCAGAAAGTTAGGATTGATAATTGATTATATTTTAATTTTATCGCTTTATGCAGTAACAATAACAATGATTGCTGGTGCAGGATCCACATTTTTTGAAAGTTATGGTGTGCCAGTATGGTTAGGCGCATTAATAATGTGTATTCTCGTATTTCTAACATTGTTGATGGACTTCAATAAAATTGTAGGAGCTTTAGGTGTTGTAACACCAATATTGATTATTTTAGTCGTTATTATAGCTGCCACGTATTTATTTAAAGGCTCTATTGGTTTTTCAGAAATCAATAGTGTCGTTGAAAAACCAAGCTTAATTCAAGGAATATGGAATGGTTTTAATTACGGTGGTTTAGCATTTGCAGTTGGTTTTAGTACACTTGTAGCAATTGGTGGCGACGCTTCTAAACGTAAAGTATCTGGTTTAGGAGGTCTTGTTGGTGGTGTGGTATACCTGATCTTACTTGGATTAATCAATTTTGCGTTGCAATCTGAATATCCAAGCATTAAAGATTCAGCGATACCAACACTTGTTTTAGCAGGCCAAATTTCACCTGTTTTAACATTTGTATTTTCAATCGTGATGCTTGCGGTAATGTATAATACGATTTTAGGTCTATCGTATTCGTTCGCAGCACGTTTTACTAAACCTTACACTAAAAAATATTATGTAATGATTAGCATTATTATGCCTGTGGCATATGCGTTAAGTTTTGTAGGATTTGAGGGACTTATCGCATTTGTTTATCCGATGATGGGTGTCATTGGTTTGTTTATAGTCATTGCTGTAATGGTAAAATATTTCTATAGAAAATCTCAAGATAAGAAATACATTGCTTAA
- a CDS encoding MDR family MFS transporter, whose translation MENNHSRIIMIVFLIGAFFMILNETLLNIALQELMNYFDISRTTVQWMASGFMMIMGIVSPLSALIIQWFSTRRLFLGLIAIFTIGSLIAGTAMNFPLLLTGRMVQAIGTGLMIPLIMNAMLLLFDESVRGKVMGTFGFVIMFAPALGPTLSGFIVDYLGWRWLFFSVVPFMLFTFIFAVIFLKNVGEVTRPKIDVWSVVLSTLGITAVIFSVSKMGSTEGALLNPIIFIPLIVGLICVVCFIRRQYLLEEPILDFRVLQYHNYTKGMIIFVIVIMTMFASEIVMPMYLQGPMGFSAKIAGLILLPGAILNGILSPFMGGLFDKYGPRKLVVPGLMLLLAVAGFYTTIHPGLSVLTFVFAYIILMIGIAAIMMPASTNGLNALPKEKYPHGTAIFNVLQPVAGATGIAIFVGIVTGVQNVKVAGQSNVTKAIKDEAMTLGMHIAYDVALALLVIALFIAWTLTNASKERKNLNLTAEKS comes from the coding sequence ATGGAAAACAATCACTCACGTATCATTATGATTGTCTTTTTAATCGGGGCATTTTTTATGATTTTGAATGAAACATTATTAAATATTGCGCTTCAGGAATTAATGAATTATTTCGACATTTCTCGAACAACCGTTCAATGGATGGCTAGTGGTTTCATGATGATAATGGGAATTGTCTCCCCATTGTCAGCGTTAATCATTCAATGGTTTTCGACAAGACGGCTGTTTTTAGGATTGATTGCTATTTTTACAATCGGATCTTTAATAGCCGGTACAGCTATGAATTTTCCATTGTTGTTAACTGGAAGAATGGTGCAAGCCATAGGTACAGGGTTAATGATTCCACTCATTATGAATGCAATGTTACTCTTATTTGATGAATCTGTACGTGGGAAAGTAATGGGCACATTCGGGTTTGTCATTATGTTTGCACCAGCCTTAGGACCGACATTATCTGGGTTTATTGTTGATTATCTCGGTTGGCGTTGGCTTTTTTTTAGCGTTGTGCCATTTATGCTCTTTACGTTTATATTTGCTGTTATCTTCTTAAAAAATGTTGGGGAAGTGACACGTCCTAAAATCGATGTGTGGTCGGTGGTATTGTCAACGCTAGGGATTACTGCTGTCATTTTTAGTGTTTCAAAAATGGGGTCAACAGAAGGCGCACTTTTAAATCCAATTATTTTTATTCCATTAATTGTAGGATTGATATGTGTTGTATGCTTTATACGACGCCAATATCTATTGGAAGAACCCATTCTTGATTTTAGAGTATTACAATATCATAACTATACGAAAGGGATGATTATTTTTGTCATTGTTATTATGACGATGTTTGCATCTGAAATCGTCATGCCTATGTATTTACAGGGACCAATGGGCTTTTCTGCTAAAATTGCAGGATTGATTTTACTTCCAGGAGCCATTTTAAATGGAATCCTTTCTCCATTTATGGGAGGATTATTTGATAAATACGGACCGCGTAAATTAGTGGTACCTGGTTTGATGTTATTACTAGCTGTGGCTGGATTTTATACAACGATTCACCCTGGATTGTCTGTATTAACATTTGTGTTTGCTTATATCATTTTAATGATTGGCATTGCTGCCATCATGATGCCGGCAAGCACGAATGGTTTGAATGCATTACCGAAAGAAAAATATCCACATGGTACAGCAATATTTAACGTATTACAACCCGTAGCAGGTGCAACAGGCATCGCGATTTTTGTGGGAATTGTTACGGGTGTTCAAAATGTGAAAGTAGCGGGTCAGTCTAATGTTACGAAAGCTATTAAAGATGAAGCGATGACTTTAGGCATGCATATAGCGTATGATGTCGCTCTTGCACTGCTTGTTATTGCTCTATTTATTGCTTGGACTTTGACGAATGCGTCAAAAGAAAGAAAAAATTTGAATTTAACTGCTGAAAAGTCTTAA
- a CDS encoding FecCD family ABC transporter permease, with product MIAQKVKQKRRLSLMVTGFILIASMIVSLTTGEFPITLRQIGESIIGQGNPANQLVLFEFRIPRLIVTLCAGVALSLSGAILQSVTRNGLAEPGILGINAGSGFAIALFIAIGRINAEDFVYMLPIVSLFGGLVVMLFIFYFSYEGEKGLSPTSMVLVGVGLSAALSGGALTLISSFDRSQSEFISTWFAGNIWGDTWPFVYAFVPWLVIVIPIVLSKSEILNILNTSDSIALGLGVSLKRERLFLVFIAVLLSSVAVSIVGAIGFIGLMAPHIARTMIGPRHQSFLPLAMMIGGVLLVVSDTVGQNLVQPNGLPAGIVVAIIGAPYFLYLMYKVRGV from the coding sequence TTGATTGCTCAAAAAGTAAAACAAAAACGACGCCTTTCATTAATGGTCACAGGTTTCATTTTAATCGCTTCGATGATTGTGAGTTTAACGACCGGAGAATTTCCTATAACACTGCGTCAAATAGGGGAATCAATTATCGGACAAGGTAATCCAGCTAATCAACTTGTGCTTTTTGAATTTCGTATCCCACGTTTAATTGTGACATTATGCGCTGGTGTAGCACTAAGTCTAAGTGGCGCGATATTACAAAGTGTCACACGGAATGGACTTGCTGAACCTGGCATCTTAGGCATTAATGCGGGAAGCGGTTTTGCCATTGCATTATTTATAGCAATTGGACGTATCAATGCTGAAGATTTTGTATATATGTTACCGATTGTCAGTTTGTTTGGTGGATTAGTCGTTATGCTTTTCATTTTTTATTTTAGCTATGAAGGTGAAAAAGGGTTATCCCCAACAAGTATGGTTTTAGTAGGTGTTGGGTTGTCTGCAGCACTTTCAGGTGGTGCCTTAACTTTAATTTCCTCTTTTGATCGAAGTCAATCTGAATTTATTTCGACATGGTTTGCAGGAAATATCTGGGGGGATACATGGCCATTTGTATATGCTTTTGTACCATGGCTTGTTATCGTTATTCCAATAGTGTTAAGTAAATCAGAAATACTTAATATTTTAAATACAAGTGACTCGATTGCGTTAGGATTAGGAGTATCACTTAAACGAGAGCGTCTCTTTTTAGTTTTTATCGCTGTATTATTATCATCAGTAGCAGTATCTATCGTAGGGGCAATTGGATTTATCGGATTAATGGCACCACATATTGCACGTACAATGATCGGTCCAAGGCATCAGAGCTTTTTACCACTTGCGATGATGATAGGTGGGGTGCTTTTAGTGGTATCAGACACAGTTGGTCAAAATTTAGTTCAACCAAATGGTTTACCCGCAGGTATTGTTGTGGCGATTATTGGCGCACCTTATTTTCTCTATTTAATGTATAAAGTGCGTGGTGTTTAG
- a CDS encoding FecCD family ABC transporter permease yields the protein MKNTVNTRLKFSFYMLFAIGILVIAFIASMMLGQAHITLHTIWRALFDYDATNQAHNIIVEIRLPRDIGALIVGMALAVSGAVIQGVTKNGLADPSLIGLNAGAAFALAATFVFYPEAPFFIVILLSFMGAVVGGVLVLLVGASRRGGYQPMRLILAGAAISALLTALSQGLALTYRLNQSINFWNAGGISSTTWQHLYISVPLVVTVTCILMLMRRQLTILSLGDAIAKGLGQNTMRISIVALLLTMLLAGISVAMVGQIAFVGLIIPHLVRFLVGTDYEKILPLSALFGGALVLIADIIARLLGEAPMSAIIAFIGVPFFLYLIKKGGRLI from the coding sequence ATGAAAAACACAGTGAATACGCGTTTGAAATTCAGTTTTTATATGCTGTTTGCGATAGGTATATTGGTCATTGCTTTTATCGCTTCGATGATGTTGGGACAAGCTCATATCACGTTACACACGATTTGGCGCGCACTATTCGACTACGATGCTACAAACCAAGCACATAATATTATAGTAGAAATTAGATTGCCACGCGATATCGGTGCGCTGATTGTTGGGATGGCATTGGCTGTTTCAGGTGCCGTTATACAAGGTGTTACGAAGAACGGACTCGCAGACCCAAGTTTAATTGGTTTAAACGCTGGGGCTGCGTTTGCTTTAGCGGCTACTTTTGTATTTTATCCAGAAGCGCCGTTTTTTATTGTCATTTTATTAAGTTTTATGGGAGCCGTCGTTGGTGGTGTGTTAGTGCTCTTGGTGGGTGCATCTAGACGAGGCGGATATCAACCAATGCGATTGATATTGGCTGGAGCTGCAATTAGCGCATTGTTGACTGCACTCAGTCAAGGGTTGGCTTTAACGTACAGATTAAATCAATCGATTAATTTTTGGAATGCCGGCGGTATATCTAGTACAACATGGCAACATTTATATATTAGCGTGCCATTAGTTGTGACTGTAACGTGTATTCTCATGTTAATGCGTCGCCAACTTACGATTTTAAGTTTAGGTGATGCTATCGCCAAAGGATTAGGTCAAAACACGATGCGCATCAGTATCGTGGCTTTATTGTTAACGATGCTTTTAGCAGGTATATCAGTAGCCATGGTCGGACAAATTGCATTTGTAGGGCTTATTATTCCACATTTAGTTCGGTTTTTAGTTGGAACAGATTATGAAAAAATATTACCACTTTCAGCCTTGTTTGGCGGTGCACTCGTGTTAATTGCAGATATCATTGCAAGATTATTAGGCGAAGCACCAATGAGTGCAATTATTGCATTTATCGGTGTACCGTTCTTCTTATATTTAATTAAGAAAGGAGGTCGTCTCATTTGA